In the Calditerricola satsumensis genome, ACGTGCCGCCCGGGGCCTTCGTCGGCGGCAACCCGATGCGCGTCATTCGCGACCGCTACCGTACGCCGGAGGGGCCGCACGCGCCGGGCGGCGGTGATCCCGAAACGCGCCCGTGACCCGCGGCGTTTTGGCCCGAGCCGCGTCACGAGAACGGCGAAAGGAAGGGCGAGCCATGGCATCCGTCGACGTCACCAGTCTGCTGCTTCTGGGCCTGGCCGCGCTGGGCATCGTCAGCCACAACGCACCGGTGTCCATCGCCGTGCTGCTTTTGCTCCTGATGCGCCTGGCGCACCTCGACAAGTGGTTCCCGGTTCTCGAGCAGCACGGGTTAAACCTGGGCATCCTCGTGTTGACGATGGGCATCATGGCCCCATTGGCCAGCGGCAAAATGGGAACCGACGCCCTGGTGCGCGCCTTTACCACCCCGGCGTCGCTCCTGGCCATTGTTGTGGGCGTGTTCGTCTCGTACA is a window encoding:
- a CDS encoding DUF441 domain-containing protein, coding for MASVDVTSLLLLGLAALGIVSHNAPVSIAVLLLLLMRLAHLDKWFPVLEQHGLNLGILVLTMGIMAPLASGKMGTDALVRAFTTPASLLAIVVGVFVSYIAGKGVPLMAQNPVVVTGILIGTILGVALFRGVPTGPLIAAGILAVLLGLGKKLG